A single region of the Triticum dicoccoides isolate Atlit2015 ecotype Zavitan chromosome 2B, WEW_v2.0, whole genome shotgun sequence genome encodes:
- the LOC119365969 gene encoding probable serine/threonine-protein kinase abkC — MSRFLQLGKSGRKIAQAVLVNSKPGSSGAQNIGSSFADGLAYKSRTFLHQGVHNGPGTSHMLGRAKESLYWSPGARNFSVLSSCRRNAFHGQLAWKQLMAMGTRVPKASPQFSWKQLMSTGSAVPKASPLLSRAACAVTLTATRYKLVPYLLAFVAGELMLGEKSFADGEYLPIGENIYSRAQDSRIYVTTLIFSAVEMVIIILRSIYLAFLFTPSILMAPFADTLGSKYRKTWLRLVHRTLEKAGPAFIKWGQWAATRPDLFANDLCTELSKLHTKAPAHSYAYTKKTVEKAFGRKISEIFENFEEEPVASGSVAQVHRAALKFRHPGQKTPKIITVAVKVRHPGVGDSIRRDFSIINAVAKASRYIPALNWLRLDESVQQFAVFMMSQVDLAREAAHLSRFIYNFRRWKDVSFPKPLYPFVHPAVLVETYELGESVSHYVDDHDGEERVKSALAHIGTHALLKMLLVDNFVHADMHPGNILVRIAQPRNPNNTLLKSRPHVVFLDVGMTAELSSNDRVNLLEFFKAVARRDGRTAAESTLKLSKQQNCPNPKVFIEEVERAFSFWGTPEGDVIHPADCMHQLLEQVRRHKVNIDGNVCTVMVTTLVLEGWQRKLDPDYNVMKTLQTLLFKEDWAKSLQYTIEGLMAP; from the exons ATGTCGAG GTTTCTGCAGTTAGGGAAGAGCGGCAGAAAAATTGCTCAGGCTGTATTGGTCAACTCGAAGCCCGGCAGTTCAGGTGCGCAGAACATTGGGTCGAGCTTTGCAGACGGTTTGGCCTATAAGAGCAGGACATTCTTGCACCAGGGAGTCCACAATGGACCGGGCACCTCGCACATGCTCGGACGAGCAAAGGAGAGCCTATACTGGAGCCCTGGTGCCAGAAACTTTTCTGTTCTCTCGTCATGTAGACGGAATGCATTTCATGGCCAGCTTGCTTGGAAGCAACTCATGGCAATGGGTACTCGTGTACCAAAAGCATCTCCACAATTTTCTTGGAAGCAACTCATGTCAACGGGCTCTGCTGTACCAAAAGCATCTCCGCTTTTAAGTAGAGCTGCTTGTGCTGTTACCCTGACTGCCACTCGATATAAGTTAGTCCCTTACCTCCTCGCTTTTGTAGCTGGAGAGTTGATGCTGGGTGAGAAGAGCTTTGCAGATGGCGAGTACCTCCCAATAGGAGAGAATATTTACTCGCGAGCTCAGGACAGCCGTATTTATGTCACCACATTGATATTCTCAGCAGTAGAGATGGTTATCATAATCCTCAGATCAATATATCTGGCTTTCTTGTTTACTCCCAGTATACTTATGGCACCATTTGCGGATACTCTTGGCAGTAAGTATAGGAAAACATGGCTCCGTCTTGTGCATCGTACTTTAGAGAAGGCAGGTCCTGCATTTATTAAATGGGGCCAGTGGGCAGCGACACGTCCTGATCTATTTGCAAACGACCTGTGTACCGAATTGTCAAAGCTACACACAAAAGCACCAGCTCACAGCTATGCATATACCAAGAAAACTGTCGAGAAGGCTTTTGGTCGAAAGATATCTGAAATTTTTGAGAATTTTGAAGAAGAGCCTGTAGCATCTGGAAGTGTTGCTCAAGTGCACCGGGCTGCTTTGAAATTCCGACATCCTGGCCAAAAGACGCCAAAGATTATAACAGTCGCAGTTAAAGTAAGACATCCTGGTGTAGGAGACTCAATACGCAGAGATTTCAGTATAATTAATGCGGTAGCTAAAGCTTCAAGATATATTCCAGCGTTAAATTGGCTACGGCTAGATGAGAGTGTGCAACAGTTTGCTGTCTTCATGATGTCTCAAGTTGACCTTGCAAGGGAAGCTGCTCATTTGAGCCGGTTTATCTACAACTTCCGCAGGTGGAAAGATGTGTCATTTCCGAAACCTCTTTATCCATTTGTTCATCCTGCTGTCTTGGTCGAGACTTACGAGCTTGGGGAGAGTGTCTCACACTATGTGGATGACCATGATGGAGAGGAACGAGTTAAAAGTGCTCTTGCACATATTGGCACTCATGCACTCTTGAAAATGCTACTG GTTGATAATTTTGTCCATGCAGACATGCACCCTGGAAATATCCTTGTCCGTATTGCACAACCAAGAAATCCGAATAACACCCTTTTGAAGTCAAGGCCACATGTGGTATTCCTCGATGTAGGAATGACTGCTGAACTTTCAAGTAATGACCGTGTGAATTTGCTGGAGTTTTTCAAGGCTGTTGCACGTCGAGATGGTCGTACAGCAGCAGAGAGTACGCTAAAGTTGTCAAAACAGCAGAACTGTCCAAATCCAAAAGTTTTTATCGAG GAAGTTGAGCGAGCATTTTCCTTCTGGGGTACCCCTGAAGGTGATGTTATACACCCTGCTGATTGTATGCACCAGTTGCTCGAGCAAGTCCGACGTCATAAAGTAAACATTGATGGGAATGTTTGCACTGTCATGGTGACTACATTAGTTCTTGAG GGCTGGCAGCGCAAGTTGGATCCAGACTACAATGTGATGAAAACACTACAAACATTACTTTTCAAGGAAGACTGGGCCAAATCTCTTCAGTACACAATCGAAGGGCTTATGGCGCCTTAG